Proteins from a single region of Coriobacteriia bacterium:
- a CDS encoding ATP-dependent Clp protease ATP-binding subunit, which produces MFERFTEKARRVVVYAQEEARMLNQNYIGTEHLLLGLIREQDGIAAKALESLNISLEDVHAQVEDLIGRGTFVPTGHIPFTPRAKKVLELSLREALQLGHNYIGTEHILLGLIREGEGVAAQVLLNLGADLEKVRSAVIQLLSGHYGKPSEPGEERRGGGGGGTALLDEFGRNLTRQARDGKLDPVIGRASEIERVMQILSRRTKNNPVLIGEPGVGKTAVSEGLAQRISSDEVPETIKDKQLYTLDLAALVAGSKYRGEFEDRLKKVMKEIRERGDIILFVDEMHTLVGAGAAEGAIDAASIIKPALARGELQTIGATTLDEYRKYVEKDPALERRFQPITVGEPSVEETIQILKGLRDRYEAHHRVTITDEALVAAANLADRYISDRFLPDKAIDLMDEAGAKMRIKMMTAPPGVKEVDDRLRQVRTEKEAAIEAQEFEKAAALRDREKQILAEKRQMEEEWLKPDTRRVVEVTEHEIAEVVSMWTGVPVTALTEEETAKLLRMETVLHERIVGQDEAVVAVSKAIRRARAGLKDPRRPSGSFIFLGPSGVGKTELSKALANFLFGSEDSLISLDMSEYMEKHTVSRLVGSPPGYVGFDEGGQLTEAVRRKPYSVILFDEIEKAHPDVFNILLQILEEGRLTDAQGRKVDFKNTIIIMTSNIGARDIVKQTTLGFAPQDADGGIGYDMVKERVTGELKKAFKPEFLNRVDEVIVFHDLSHEEIEQIVDLMVDRLRDQLLLQGFGITLSPEARSLLALEGFDSTLGARPLRRAIQRSLEDPLSEQILGGNWTAGDVIEVYVEDGKAAFRKGEGSVAIPSHRAPKSVDAQVKTMVERSSSGRGGAASGGAAGE; this is translated from the coding sequence ATGTTCGAGCGATTCACCGAGAAGGCACGCCGGGTGGTTGTATACGCCCAAGAAGAGGCGCGCATGCTCAATCAGAACTACATCGGCACCGAGCACCTGCTGCTCGGGCTCATTCGCGAGCAGGACGGAATCGCAGCCAAAGCGCTCGAGTCGCTCAACATCTCGCTTGAGGACGTCCATGCGCAGGTCGAAGACCTTATCGGCCGAGGCACGTTCGTGCCCACCGGGCACATCCCCTTCACGCCGCGTGCAAAGAAGGTCTTGGAGCTCTCGCTTCGCGAGGCGCTGCAGCTGGGACACAACTACATCGGTACCGAGCACATCCTCCTCGGCCTGATCCGTGAGGGCGAGGGCGTGGCCGCGCAGGTGCTACTCAACCTCGGCGCCGATCTCGAGAAGGTCCGCTCGGCAGTTATCCAGCTGCTCTCCGGCCACTACGGCAAGCCCAGCGAGCCCGGCGAAGAGCGTCGCGGCGGCGGAGGCGGCGGCACGGCGCTACTCGACGAGTTCGGCCGCAATCTCACGCGCCAAGCGCGCGACGGGAAGCTCGATCCGGTCATCGGCCGCGCGAGCGAGATCGAACGCGTCATGCAGATCCTGTCGCGTCGCACGAAGAACAATCCGGTCCTGATCGGCGAGCCGGGCGTGGGCAAGACCGCCGTCTCCGAGGGCCTCGCGCAACGCATCTCGTCTGACGAGGTGCCCGAGACGATCAAGGACAAGCAGCTCTACACGCTGGACCTTGCAGCGCTCGTCGCCGGCAGCAAATATCGCGGCGAGTTCGAGGACCGGCTCAAGAAGGTCATGAAGGAGATCCGCGAGCGCGGAGACATCATCCTGTTCGTCGACGAGATGCACACGCTCGTGGGCGCAGGTGCCGCTGAGGGCGCAATCGACGCGGCCAGCATCATCAAGCCCGCGCTCGCCCGCGGCGAGCTGCAGACCATCGGAGCCACCACGCTCGACGAGTACCGCAAGTACGTCGAGAAGGATCCCGCGCTCGAGCGTCGCTTCCAGCCCATCACGGTTGGCGAGCCCAGCGTCGAAGAGACGATTCAGATCCTCAAGGGTCTGCGCGACCGCTACGAAGCACACCACCGCGTCACCATCACCGACGAGGCGCTCGTCGCTGCCGCCAACCTGGCCGACCGCTACATCTCCGACCGCTTCCTGCCCGACAAGGCCATCGACCTGATGGACGAGGCCGGCGCCAAGATGCGCATCAAGATGATGACGGCACCTCCTGGTGTCAAAGAGGTCGACGACCGACTGCGTCAGGTACGCACTGAGAAGGAAGCGGCCATTGAGGCTCAGGAGTTCGAGAAGGCCGCCGCACTGCGCGACCGCGAGAAGCAGATCCTTGCCGAGAAACGCCAGATGGAAGAGGAGTGGCTCAAGCCCGACACGCGGCGCGTCGTCGAGGTCACGGAGCACGAGATCGCCGAGGTCGTGTCGATGTGGACCGGCGTGCCGGTTACCGCGCTGACCGAGGAGGAGACCGCCAAACTCCTACGGATGGAGACGGTGCTGCACGAGCGAATCGTCGGGCAGGACGAGGCTGTCGTCGCGGTCAGCAAGGCGATTCGCCGTGCACGCGCTGGCCTGAAGGACCCGCGTCGTCCCAGCGGCTCGTTCATCTTCCTCGGCCCGTCGGGCGTGGGTAAGACCGAGCTGTCCAAGGCTCTCGCGAACTTCCTGTTCGGCAGCGAGGATTCTCTCATCAGCCTCGACATGTCCGAGTACATGGAGAAGCACACGGTGTCGCGCCTGGTCGGCTCGCCTCCTGGCTACGTTGGCTTTGACGAGGGCGGCCAGCTTACCGAGGCCGTGCGCCGCAAGCCATACTCCGTGATCCTGTTCGATGAGATTGAGAAGGCCCACCCGGACGTCTTCAACATCCTGCTCCAGATTCTGGAGGAGGGCCGATTGACCGACGCCCAAGGTCGCAAGGTCGACTTCAAGAACACCATCATCATCATGACGAGCAATATCGGCGCCCGCGACATCGTCAAGCAGACCACGCTGGGCTTCGCCCCGCAGGACGCGGACGGCGGCATCGGCTACGACATGGTCAAGGAACGCGTCACTGGCGAACTCAAGAAGGCTTTCAAGCCCGAGTTCCTCAACCGTGTCGACGAGGTCATCGTCTTCCACGACCTGAGCCACGAGGAGATCGAGCAGATCGTCGACCTGATGGTCGACCGCCTGCGCGACCAGCTCCTGCTCCAAGGCTTCGGAATCACGCTGAGCCCGGAAGCCCGCAGCCTGCTAGCACTCGAAGGCTTCGACTCGACGCTCGGCGCCCGTCCCTTGCGCCGCGCAATCCAGCGCAGCCTCGAAGACCCGCTCTCCGAGCAGATTCTCGGCGGCAACTGGACCGCTGGCGACGTAATCGAGGTCTACGTCGAGGATGGCAAGGCCGCGTTCCGCAAGGGCGAGGGTAGTGTGGCTATCCCGTCACACCGCGCGCCCAAGAGCGTGGACGCACAGGTAAAGACGATGGTCGAGCGCAGTTCGTCGGGTCGCGGCGGTGCCGCCTCCGGCGGCGCGGCCGGCGAGTAG
- a CDS encoding OB-fold nucleic acid binding domain-containing protein, whose product MADEEITSAENPEAAVEDDPFVVRRAKLDALRAAGQQPYLDSWDVTARAAQLEADYAGLETGAETEDVVSVAGRVVAKRDQGKVIFLVIRDATGDLQLFTRINIVGEDAFEAIRNLDLGDWVGAVGAVLRTRRGELSVAPTAVTLLSKSLRPLPDKHSGLSDTETRYRQRYVDLIVNPEVRDVFTTRFKIVAAIRRYMEEQGYLEVETPMLHPIPGGATAKPFVTHHNALDMEFYLRIAPELYLKRLLVGGFERVYEINRSFRNEGISVRHNPEFTMLEAYEAFGNMNSMMDLTEGIIISSAQQVLGTLDIT is encoded by the coding sequence ATGGCCGACGAGGAGATCACCTCCGCCGAGAACCCCGAAGCCGCCGTCGAAGACGACCCGTTCGTCGTTCGCCGAGCCAAGCTCGACGCGCTTCGCGCCGCCGGCCAGCAGCCCTATCTCGATAGTTGGGACGTCACTGCGCGCGCTGCACAGCTCGAGGCCGACTACGCTGGGCTCGAGACGGGCGCTGAGACCGAGGACGTTGTCAGCGTCGCCGGGCGAGTCGTCGCCAAGCGCGACCAAGGCAAGGTCATCTTCCTTGTCATCCGCGATGCCACCGGTGACCTGCAGCTCTTCACGCGCATCAACATCGTGGGCGAGGACGCGTTCGAGGCCATCAGGAACCTCGATCTTGGCGACTGGGTCGGCGCGGTAGGCGCAGTGCTCCGCACGCGCCGAGGCGAGCTGTCCGTCGCCCCGACGGCCGTCACGCTGCTCTCCAAGTCGCTGCGCCCGCTGCCAGACAAGCACTCCGGCCTGAGCGACACCGAGACCCGCTATCGTCAGCGCTATGTCGACCTGATCGTCAATCCCGAAGTGCGTGACGTCTTCACGACGCGCTTCAAGATCGTTGCTGCGATTCGCCGCTACATGGAGGAGCAAGGCTACCTCGAGGTCGAGACGCCGATGCTGCACCCCATCCCCGGCGGTGCAACCGCAAAACCGTTCGTTACGCACCACAACGCGCTGGACATGGAGTTCTATCTGCGCATCGCGCCGGAGCTCTACCTCAAGCGCCTGCTCGTGGGTGGATTCGAACGCGTCTACGAGATCAACCGCTCGTTTCGCAACGAGGGCATCAGCGTGCGGCACAACCCGGAGTTCACGATGCTCGAGGCCTACGAGGCGTTCGGCAATATGAACTCGATGATGGACTTGACCGAGGGCATCATCATCAGCTCCGCCCAGCAGGTTCTCGGCACGCTCGACATCACCTAG
- the greA gene encoding transcription elongation factor GreA, whose translation MNKDIALTAEGQTKLEDELRHLETVRRREVGERIKEAKEFGDISENSEYDDAKNEQSWVESRILEVTQILASATIIDAPKTNPTKVTLGSKVELETADGAKRTYQVVGSAEADPSADKISNESPVGAAILGHKKGDTVKVTTPSGKVIEYTVLAITR comes from the coding sequence ATGAACAAAGATATCGCACTTACCGCCGAGGGCCAGACCAAGCTCGAAGATGAGCTCAGGCATCTCGAGACGGTCCGCCGCCGAGAGGTCGGGGAGCGCATCAAGGAGGCCAAGGAGTTCGGGGACATCTCCGAGAACTCTGAGTACGACGACGCCAAGAACGAGCAGTCGTGGGTGGAGAGCCGCATCCTTGAGGTCACCCAGATCCTCGCGAGCGCAACCATCATCGATGCACCCAAGACCAACCCCACCAAGGTGACGCTGGGCAGCAAGGTCGAGCTTGAGACTGCTGACGGCGCGAAGCGCACCTATCAGGTCGTTGGTTCCGCCGAGGCCGATCCTTCCGCCGACAAGATCTCCAACGAGTCACCGGTCGGTGCCGCAATCCTCGGCCACAAGAAGGGCGACACCGTCAAGGTGACCACGCCCTCGGGCAAGGTCATCGAGTACACCGTCCTCGCGATCACTCGATAG
- the tatA gene encoding twin-arginine translocase TatA/TatE family subunit — protein sequence MKLFEPQVLIIILIIVLIIFGPKQLPQLGKSLGKTMKSIRDGAEGKDEDEELPAAEAAAKAEAEKKPAAKDAEE from the coding sequence ATGAAGCTCTTCGAGCCCCAGGTCCTGATCATCATCCTCATCATCGTGCTGATCATCTTCGGCCCGAAGCAGCTGCCGCAGCTGGGCAAGTCGCTGGGCAAGACGATGAAGTCGATCCGCGACGGCGCGGAGGGCAAGGACGAGGACGAGGAGCTTCCCGCAGCCGAGGCGGCTGCCAAGGCCGAGGCCGAGAAGAAGCCTGCTGCCAAGGACGCCGAAGAGTAG
- a CDS encoding DUF2085 domain-containing protein produces the protein MLQAVLHWMGYGLCHQLPERSFFGGGVQLPVCARDTGIYIGVLVSLALISWLHRGSRPRELPTRSGWIAIALMIGAMALDGGTEYAGLRSTNNELRLITGLLAGFAIGAVITPMLNDELWRTGSQERVLNTPRRLAIWIAAVPVTYAVVYWGLPLLGVGYPILAALAIVGTLTSVNLIMVCMLPPFERRAERLSQALAPIAVAVAVAFLEMWLAGLLRGALVALAIRLAGAR, from the coding sequence TTGCTACAAGCGGTGCTCCACTGGATGGGCTATGGCCTGTGCCACCAGCTTCCCGAGCGGTCGTTCTTCGGGGGTGGCGTCCAGCTGCCGGTCTGCGCGCGCGATACAGGGATCTACATCGGCGTGCTGGTTTCGCTCGCGCTCATCTCCTGGCTCCACCGGGGTTCTCGGCCACGCGAGCTACCTACGCGCTCCGGATGGATCGCTATCGCGCTGATGATCGGGGCGATGGCGCTTGACGGCGGGACCGAGTACGCGGGACTTCGGTCGACCAATAACGAGCTGCGGCTCATCACCGGCCTTCTGGCCGGATTCGCCATCGGTGCGGTCATCACGCCGATGCTCAACGACGAGTTGTGGCGCACCGGCTCGCAGGAGCGCGTGCTCAACACGCCTCGGCGCCTGGCAATCTGGATTGCTGCAGTTCCGGTGACGTACGCGGTCGTGTACTGGGGACTGCCTCTCCTGGGGGTGGGCTACCCGATTCTAGCCGCGCTCGCGATCGTCGGGACGCTGACCTCCGTCAACCTGATCATGGTGTGCATGCTCCCGCCGTTCGAACGCCGCGCCGAGCGCCTGAGCCAGGCACTGGCGCCGATTGCCGTGGCGGTAGCTGTGGCGTTTCTCGAGATGTGGCTGGCGGGCCTCCTGCGAGGCGCGCTTGTCGCCCTAGCGATTCGCCTCGCAGGCGCTAGGTAG
- a CDS encoding HD domain-containing protein has translation MKRNYVNELAEGSKVEAPFALRSKEMRAARTGEAYLSLELADRTGQIAAVCFRPSQDASSVPVGAVVQVKGTVTTFRGVKRISVESMRPAQRWDAEDLIARGVRSGEDLTREFKALVNGVSDPELRKVLRAVFTDRGFFERFAECPGSQAYHHAYLGGLIEHTIAVTALCRSLSDQYAGVDRDLLVTAALLHDIGKCEELSFGTAIEFTDEGRLVGHVVLGLRLVRDALARGRVRVPVERMMLLEHAILSHHGELEWGSPKRPSTMEALLLHHADNLDAKAAGFSALLAAAARVDEVWTDAGNLFRRPLWAPRAAEDDRPAALSEDAPFGRLSA, from the coding sequence ATGAAGCGCAACTACGTCAACGAGCTGGCCGAGGGCTCTAAGGTCGAGGCTCCCTTCGCCTTGAGGTCCAAGGAGATGCGTGCTGCGCGGACGGGTGAGGCGTACCTGTCGCTTGAGCTGGCCGATCGCACGGGTCAGATTGCGGCCGTTTGCTTCAGGCCGAGCCAAGACGCCTCGTCGGTTCCCGTCGGTGCTGTTGTCCAGGTGAAGGGCACGGTCACGACGTTTCGCGGAGTCAAGCGCATCTCGGTCGAGTCGATGCGGCCCGCCCAGCGCTGGGATGCCGAGGATCTGATCGCGCGCGGGGTTCGCTCGGGGGAGGATCTCACTCGCGAGTTCAAGGCGCTCGTCAACGGCGTGTCCGATCCCGAACTGCGCAAGGTGCTGCGCGCCGTATTCACGGACCGCGGCTTCTTCGAGCGTTTTGCAGAATGCCCGGGCTCGCAGGCCTATCACCACGCATACCTCGGGGGCCTGATCGAACACACCATCGCAGTGACGGCGCTCTGCCGCTCCCTGTCAGACCAGTACGCGGGTGTCGACCGAGACCTGCTCGTTACGGCCGCCCTCCTTCACGACATCGGTAAGTGCGAAGAGTTGTCCTTCGGCACCGCAATCGAGTTCACCGATGAAGGTCGACTGGTCGGTCACGTCGTTCTCGGACTTCGACTCGTCCGTGATGCGCTGGCTAGGGGGCGGGTTCGGGTGCCAGTCGAGCGGATGATGCTTCTCGAGCACGCGATCCTCTCGCACCACGGTGAGCTGGAGTGGGGTTCGCCCAAGCGGCCATCGACGATGGAGGCGCTGCTGCTGCACCACGCCGACAACTTGGACGCCAAGGCCGCGGGCTTCTCGGCGCTGCTCGCGGCGGCAGCCCGTGTCGACGAAGTGTGGACAGACGCGGGAAACCTGTTCCGACGTCCACTGTGGGCCCCCAGGGCCGCCGAGGACGACCGACCGGCTGCTTTGAGCGAGGATGCACCGTTCGGACGTCTCTCGGCCTAG
- a CDS encoding SAM-dependent chlorinase/fluorinase: MQSLIAFASDFGLEDTWVGVCHAIILRACPMAQIVDLGHQIPPFDIRKAAAMAASGVYQLPDAIHLVVVDPGVGGGRRDLCIITKQGTRLVGPDNGVLLPAAWRAGGVAEAYALDAVKVDHRGPLPTFHARDVLAPAAAALACGVEPSSLGSPVSADDLVPAPFGRYVVDGVYVRGEVLEADRFGSLRFNIPVEDIDALGLRVQTLEVGLGHNNLTVPFMRTFSDVTEGDPVALVDSSGWLTLSVNMGNAMDRYGVEPGTHVNVRALT; this comes from the coding sequence TTGCAGTCGCTCATTGCCTTTGCATCCGATTTCGGTCTTGAAGACACATGGGTGGGCGTATGCCACGCAATCATCTTGCGTGCCTGTCCGATGGCTCAGATTGTCGATCTGGGTCACCAGATCCCGCCCTTTGACATCCGCAAGGCAGCGGCGATGGCGGCCTCGGGCGTATACCAGCTTCCCGACGCGATCCATCTGGTCGTTGTCGACCCGGGCGTTGGTGGAGGGCGCCGTGACCTGTGCATCATCACCAAGCAGGGGACGAGACTCGTCGGTCCCGACAACGGAGTCTTGCTGCCTGCGGCGTGGCGCGCAGGTGGCGTTGCCGAGGCCTATGCGCTGGACGCCGTCAAAGTCGACCATCGCGGCCCGCTGCCGACGTTTCATGCCCGAGACGTCTTAGCGCCCGCGGCCGCGGCACTTGCCTGCGGTGTTGAGCCGTCTTCACTCGGCTCGCCGGTCAGTGCGGATGATCTGGTGCCAGCGCCGTTCGGTCGCTACGTCGTTGACGGCGTCTACGTGCGTGGCGAGGTCCTCGAGGCCGACCGCTTTGGCTCACTGCGATTCAATATCCCGGTTGAGGACATCGACGCGCTTGGCCTCAGGGTGCAGACGCTGGAGGTGGGTCTCGGCCACAACAATCTCACGGTGCCCTTCATGCGCACATTCTCCGACGTGACCGAGGGGGACCCGGTGGCTCTGGTTGACTCCTCGGGCTGGCTGACGCTCTCGGTCAACATGGGCAATGCGATGGATCGTTATGGCGTCGAGCCTGGAACGCATGTCAACGTCCGTGCACTGACGTAG
- a CDS encoding S-methyl-5'-thioadenosine phosphorylase, which produces MSEYPKAEIGVFGGSGFYELLDSPREYKVNTPYGAPSSAVMVGEIGGRTVAFLPRHGKDHSLPPHKINYRANLWAMKEIGVSQIIGPNACGSLQPEIEPGHFVICDQFVDRTWGRIDTFYDGPITTHVSSADPYCPAMRQVAIDKAQALGITAHPTGTVVVIQGPRFSTRSESKWFASQGWEVINMTQYPEAYLARELEICYVNISLITDHDAGAEGAEPVSNDEVVRVFNENNSRVKDLIYSMIPALPSVRECICSHALEGAAF; this is translated from the coding sequence ATGTCTGAATACCCGAAGGCCGAGATTGGCGTCTTCGGTGGCAGCGGTTTCTACGAGCTGCTCGATAGCCCGCGCGAGTACAAGGTCAACACGCCGTACGGTGCTCCGTCTTCTGCGGTCATGGTTGGGGAGATCGGTGGCCGGACGGTCGCCTTCTTGCCGCGCCACGGCAAGGACCACTCGCTGCCGCCGCACAAGATCAACTACCGCGCGAACCTCTGGGCCATGAAGGAGATCGGCGTTTCGCAGATCATCGGACCAAACGCGTGCGGCTCGCTGCAGCCCGAGATCGAGCCGGGACACTTCGTTATCTGCGACCAGTTCGTTGACCGCACGTGGGGCCGGATTGACACGTTTTACGACGGCCCAATCACGACACACGTGTCCTCGGCCGACCCTTACTGTCCCGCGATGCGCCAAGTTGCGATCGACAAGGCGCAGGCGCTCGGCATCACGGCCCATCCCACGGGCACCGTCGTTGTGATCCAGGGGCCACGCTTTTCGACCCGCTCGGAGTCCAAGTGGTTCGCCTCGCAAGGCTGGGAAGTCATCAACATGACCCAGTACCCTGAGGCTTACCTCGCCCGTGAGCTGGAGATCTGCTACGTCAATATCTCGCTGATCACTGACCATGACGCCGGGGCCGAAGGCGCCGAGCCAGTCTCCAACGACGAGGTCGTGCGCGTGTTTAACGAGAACAACAGTAGGGTCAAGGACCTCATCTACTCGATGATTCCGGCGCTTCCGAGCGTCCGTGAGTGCATCTGCTCGCATGCGCTTGAAGGCGCGGCGTTCTAG
- a CDS encoding twin-arginine translocase TatA/TatE family subunit has translation MKLLSPGGLIVIAIIVAIIFLPRRLPDAAKKIRKPMRAFPDEPSSPEDAEAKSSDKPQQP, from the coding sequence ATGAAGCTCTTGTCGCCCGGAGGGCTGATCGTTATTGCCATCATCGTGGCGATAATCTTCCTGCCCCGCAGGCTGCCCGACGCTGCGAAGAAGATACGCAAACCGATGCGCGCGTTCCCCGACGAGCCTAGCTCTCCAGAGGACGCCGAAGCCAAGTCATCTGACAAACCGCAGCAGCCCTAG
- a CDS encoding redox-sensing transcriptional repressor Rex, giving the protein MSTAQGEQRIPQGVVERLPAYLNVLLHLRGEGSETVSSARLSELAEVNAAQIRRDLAYFGQFGKRGVGYEISLLTDQIQHILGSDHIQRIAIVGAGNLGAALARYDGLRSRGFIVAGVFDSDPRKIGQRIGDLIVRDVNELERVVSEQNIRFGVIAVPADEAQTVANRLCKAGIRVIVNYSTAFVDVPHDVTLHNTDPVRELLHTLYYLSRAESVARA; this is encoded by the coding sequence GTGTCCACAGCTCAGGGTGAGCAGCGCATACCGCAAGGGGTGGTCGAACGACTCCCTGCGTACCTCAACGTCTTGCTGCACCTCAGGGGAGAGGGGAGCGAGACAGTCTCCTCGGCTCGACTCTCCGAACTCGCCGAGGTCAACGCCGCACAGATTCGCCGAGACCTCGCCTATTTCGGGCAGTTCGGGAAGCGCGGTGTCGGCTACGAGATCTCGCTGCTCACCGACCAGATCCAGCACATTCTCGGCTCCGATCACATCCAGCGCATCGCAATCGTTGGCGCGGGAAACCTCGGTGCCGCACTCGCTCGCTACGATGGCCTGCGCTCGCGGGGCTTCATCGTCGCTGGCGTCTTTGACAGCGACCCCCGCAAGATCGGCCAGCGCATCGGAGACCTGATAGTTCGCGACGTCAACGAACTCGAACGCGTCGTCTCCGAGCAGAACATCCGATTCGGCGTCATCGCGGTTCCCGCCGACGAGGCACAGACGGTCGCCAATCGTCTGTGCAAAGCTGGAATCCGCGTCATAGTGAACTACTCGACCGCGTTTGTTGATGTGCCGCACGATGTCACGCTGCACAACACGGACCCGGTTCGTGAACTGCTCCATACTCTTTACTACCTGTCACGCGCTGAGAGCGTGGCGAGAGCATAA
- a CDS encoding site-2 protease family protein, with protein MFDIPSFRLGKIFGIPFEVNLSWVVIFALVSVTLATSYYPAIHGAAGAPAWLLGALGIVTALLFFASILAHELCHALVTKLEGGNVAKITLFIFGGVAQIEEEPRSPGRELLMAASGPLMSLLIAGSCFLAYTLMLATSPWWFTAPLAYLASINLFIGLFNLLPGFPLDGGRVLRSILWAITGDILKATRWAARSGQVIGWGLVALALWGVLYLHDGGLVWFGLLGWFIAWLAGAAYRQQEVQSRLAGLTVERIMTWHPEYVDGELSVEALVQDHLLGRQHSRYPVIYQGAIIGLVSLGDVKTIARADWPYVKVADITDRDLGNLSIDASTPVQSTLGRLAGDKPGALMVVREGHLAGIITRSDVLDVLNRSPLG; from the coding sequence GTGTTCGACATTCCATCGTTTCGGCTCGGCAAGATCTTTGGGATCCCGTTTGAGGTGAACCTGAGCTGGGTCGTTATCTTCGCGCTCGTCTCGGTGACGTTGGCGACCTCCTACTACCCAGCGATTCACGGCGCGGCGGGAGCGCCTGCATGGCTGCTCGGCGCGCTGGGGATCGTCACCGCGCTGCTCTTCTTCGCATCGATCCTTGCGCACGAGCTGTGCCACGCGCTTGTGACCAAGCTCGAAGGCGGCAACGTCGCCAAGATTACGCTGTTCATCTTCGGCGGCGTCGCCCAGATCGAAGAAGAGCCGCGCTCGCCGGGGCGCGAACTGTTGATGGCCGCGTCGGGGCCTCTGATGAGCCTGCTGATTGCGGGTAGCTGCTTTCTCGCCTACACACTCATGCTGGCGACATCGCCGTGGTGGTTCACAGCGCCGCTGGCCTACCTCGCGAGCATCAATCTATTCATCGGCCTGTTCAACCTGCTCCCTGGGTTTCCGCTCGACGGGGGGCGTGTGCTCCGTTCGATCCTCTGGGCGATCACGGGCGACATCCTGAAGGCGACCCGATGGGCTGCACGCTCTGGGCAGGTCATCGGATGGGGGCTTGTCGCGCTCGCGCTGTGGGGCGTGCTGTACCTCCACGACGGCGGCCTGGTCTGGTTCGGGCTGCTCGGCTGGTTCATCGCTTGGCTTGCTGGGGCAGCCTATCGGCAGCAGGAGGTCCAATCGCGCCTTGCCGGCCTGACTGTCGAGCGAATCATGACGTGGCACCCGGAGTACGTGGATGGCGAGCTGTCCGTGGAGGCACTCGTTCAAGATCACCTGCTCGGCCGCCAGCACAGCCGGTACCCCGTAATCTACCAAGGCGCGATCATCGGCCTCGTCTCGCTCGGCGACGTCAAGACGATCGCGCGCGCGGACTGGCCGTACGTCAAGGTCGCCGACATCACCGACAGAGACCTCGGCAACCTGAGCATCGACGCATCGACACCGGTGCAGTCCACGCTCGGCAGACTTGCGGGCGACAAGCCAGGTGCGTTGATGGTCGTGCGGGAGGGCCATCTTGCGGGAATCATCACTCGCTCCGACGTTCTAGACGTCTTGAACCGCTCGCCGCTAGGCTAG